GTGTCGTCCCCAATACAATTATATTTTAACTCTGCTGCATTTTCTTagaataacaaaataataaataacaaaagtaataattaaaataatattgtaatttttcttattaattttattaatatcgAATACAGAGCTTTGAAAAAGTAACTTTAATATTATGCATTATCATAAGTTTAGGGATATATTTATTCGTATAACCAGAAATGATTATAAatgtgaccataatttttaaaggggtggatcggtaaaccagcggaaggcctcagtcagatgaccaaaaaatctaaaggcgggtcatcatctgactaagatccgtgtcaggaaacacttgtcctgttttctgacgaaccttacctaacctaatctaattatTCTTATATCAGGTTCACATATCAGTATCATCTGTGCTTTTAATAATATCTTTGATGATATTAATCTTCAGAGTAAATCGGAAATATCACATgaactttattttttattttttttccacaagtatatggaatatagAAAAGGTTGTTTAactatttatattaaatttataTACACAATGTTAAGTCTATATATTCTGACTGAAACATGAAAGTGATAACTATTCTTATCCTGAAAAACAAAACATTCTGTTGTGAATAAGGTCATTTTAAATCCTAAGAGATACACCAAATCTGCATACACGAATCACTTCCCATGCAAGTAAAAAAATTACACAGTATACGgcgcccaaaactgttcaacaacctccatCACAAATAAAGGTGAATGATAacagaactggacagatacctatagTTAGTGCCCGATCAACCAGGTTATGGTTCGTATATCGgactgtgtgtggccagcagtaacaaccttcttaatcaggccctgatccacctagtGGTCTGGTAGGTGACCGGGCCATAGGGGTGTTGACAACCAGAACCTCCAGGTAGTTTCCAGGTGGCAAATGGTGAGAAGTAAGGAACGGTCGCTTGTTTCTGCAGTATAGTTCCAAATGGTTCCTGGCATTGCTAGTATTTTCACTGTTACAATATGTTCATGCTTTAATATCTTCTCTCAGTTTTTTTCTATTTGAGTTTTCATATAAATACCCAAAGGAATATGATCCACATTCGTGATTTTTAAGTATAACTGTATAAGCAAATAATATATTTCATACTTTAGTAGTGTGAGTAATTGGTCCATGGATTTTATACATATTCTGAGAGGAAATATTGGAATATTTTTAGTGTCTTGAACAAGCTACAAAAAATATGAGAAGAGAGTTACTAAAAATATGTCTCAGCTTTACAATAAACTATCACGATATAATAATGAAGAACTAAGCTCTCACTCAACCCAGAAGACGCGGTTTTTGTCATTCATTCAGAAACGGAGTTCTCTTTATGTACTCTGATTGGGATCCAGACTTACTTTATCTTCCTTCACTCAATACATATATTTCAACCTCATAATTAAAACTTTTGTATTATTCTAATCAAATTTTGTCTCCTATTTCCCAAGTGCAAAACAACCCTTTTAGAATTAGTGTTCCCAATCTGTGTTCAAAAAAACCTGTagtatattttttccatttgttTTACTGCCTAACGTAAATAAAAGTCCTGGATCCTATGGGTATACGACCTGATTAGTCTAAAGGCATTTATACTTTtaaaacagaaaaagaaaccactctAGGACCAGTTTGCACCTTCATATTAAATGTAGAGACAATACTAAATTTATTacaaggacacaaaaactcacctatacaaacatatatatatatatatgtatatatatatatatatatatatatatacatataaatatatatatatatatataaatatataaatatatatatatatatatgtatatatatatatatatatatatatatatatatatatatatatatatatatatatatatatatatatatatatatatatatatatataagatgaatcattgaattgatgaggggaaaaggatgagtggtgcacttaggagtctgtgaaagGAAAGAACTTTGCtcctggaagcaaagaggggaatgtatgagagtatagttaatgtatatatatatatatatatatatatatatatatataatacatatatgtatatatatataatacatatatatatatatatatatgtatatatgtatatatatatatatatatatatatatatatatatatatatatatatatatatatatatatatatatatatatatatatatatatatatatatatatatatatatatatatatatatatatatatatatatatttaaacaagTCAGCAGtctcccaacgaggcagggtgacccaaaaagaaagaaaatccccaaaaagaaaatactttcatcattcaacactttcacctcactcacacataatcactgtttttgcagaggtgctcagaatacaacagtttagaagcatatacgtataaagatacacaacatatccctccaaactgccaatatcccaaacccctccttcagagtgcaggcattgtacttcccatttccaggactgaagtctggctatataaaaataaccagtttccctgaatcccttcactaaatattaccctgctcacactccaacagctcgtcaggtcccaaataccattcgtctccattcactcctatcgaacacgctcacgcacgcctgatggaagtccaagccccttgcccacaaaacctcccttaccccttccttccaaccttttcgaggacgacccctaccccgccttccttcccctacagatttatacgctctccatgtcattctactttgatccattctctctaaatgaccaaaccacctcaacaacccctcttcagccctctaatacttttattaactccacaccttctcctaatttccacactccgaattttctgcataatatttacaccacacattacccttagacaggacatctccactgcctccaaccgcctcgctgcagcatttacaacccaagcttcacacccatataagagtgtacCATATAagagtactactatactttcatacattcccttctttgcctccataacgGTATATACTCAATACCACTTgcctttcatcaattctatgattaacctcatccttcaaaaaaaaaaaaacctacttAAACCAACGCCTGACCATGGCTACTTCTCGTACTGACAAACACACACCTCTCCTGctcctgtcctgtcctggctaCTATTCAGGTCTAGTATGCGTGCCATTTCAGAACAAATCCCGGCAACTGATATTATATATGGATCGTTTTTTATATAATATTCTCTACATTACACTATGTAATAATACATAAAATTATGATTcagaaagtgaaccatcaagatTTAGCGATACACACTATTGTTTTCCAATAGTTCTTTTCAAAGGCATTTAaaacatttatattatttatggaaaatttgaagaaaatattttggatttcatATTAAGTTCTTTGGGTAATTTATGCTAATGCTGAAGATTACGTTTTGAAATTACATTATTTTGGTCTCAGTAAATATAACATTTAAAAAGCAGTTTAGTTTTCATATTTTGTATTATATAATAACGTATctggactggtttcttattatctTTTACCTGATTAATGAATACGTTTGAACATTAATTAGCAATGGAaaaataagagaaattttttctttACTGCAATATTGGAACCGAACTGaaagtgttaaaaaaattatgaatTGAGAGGTATTCATGACTCGTTGTTTACACATTGATAGTTTACATACTTTTCTATCTTGAAGATTAACGTATTTCAGTTCTTACTTTATGGTACTACTGATTGTTTTCAGATTAATGAAGTACCTTTTGATCTCTTTAAACAATTAGTCTCCAAACAAATAAATGCCAAGAAGTGTCACTTTCATGACTGCTGTGATTACAATATTTTTACTGTAGTATAATAAAGAAGTATATAACTTATTGACAAAGTTGATATCTTCCGTCAATTGTAAAATGAATTTTTTGGCAcacttcatatatttttaaatatcaggaaaagtaaaatatatttcattgatgCATATTTATTTACATAACTTTCATGAATAAGTTgtaatatgtaatataatatcAATGTCACTGTTCATTTAACCATAGACAGGAACTGGAGTGTAGGTCTGGTGTGTTGGGTGCTGGGCCTGGCCCTGGTAAGTCACTTCAGCCACGTAGCCAGAGTCACCGTTAACAGTGTAGACTACAGTTTCAACACGACCATCGGGAAGAAGCACGTGATAAGAGCCATGGGTGTTGTCGCCGTCACGAGACTCTTGTTGACCGTAGTCGTTACCAGACTGGTCATCTTTGACGGTCCAATTGAAATCGTACCGAGCAGGAGCctgaaaaaagaagaaagaagtgttATGTTTTCTGTGCTGAATATTGTTTTCTTGGAAATAGCCAGGATCATGACATCTTATTATCATGCTCAtcttaagctttttttttttaaatatagctTCAAAAATATATAGAAAATCTTGTCCAATTTGGACGATATTTACCTGAGGACCAGGAACGCCGTATGTTGGGGTAGGTGACGTATAGGTGGGATGAGACTGAGGGTGGGACATCGTCCCTGCTACAAAAAGTGCCACTAAAACAACCTGCCAAAGTTCGTAATTATATGTAAGAAAATCCTTTTCATTATATTAAGAACTTTTAGAGAAATTTATATTAATGAAAAAGACGACGAGTTTAAAAATTAGACAGCAAAATTGCAAGTGTTATTGCCAGAAAAATCGCCAGCACCTCATGTTATTTTATTCTTTGTCACTGTAAAAGATGTGAGCTTAATAATACTCTGTAGACTGAAATATTAATACGTTACACATGGGTACAGTAAATATAACACTGTCACTATACCTTGAGAAACATGTTTAGTGACTAAGTGGGATGAGACTGATGCTTCGGCATGAATCCAGTGACTTTTATACCAGGAGCCTCACTCCAAGTACATGACGTCACAACCTTGACAGTTACTTGTGTCGTCCCCAATACAATTATATTTTAACTCTGCTGCATTTTATTagaataacaaaataataaataacaaaagtAATAATTTAAATAATATTGTAATTTTTCTTATTAATTTTATTAGTATCGAATATAGAGCTTCGAAAAAGCAACTTTAATATTATGCATTATCATAAGTTTAGGGATATATTTATTCTTATAACTAGAAATGGTTATaaatatgaccataatttttaaaggggtgaatcggtaagccagcggaaggcctcggtcagatgaccaaaagctctaaaggcgggtcatcatctgactaagacccgcatcaggaaacacttgtcctgttttctgacgaaccttacctaacctaatctaattatTCTTATATCAGGTTCACATATCAGTATCATCTGTGCTTGTAACAATATCTTTGATGATATTATTCTTCAGAGTAAATCGGAAATATCACATGagctttattttttatttttttccacaagtatatggaatatagAAAAGGTTGTTTAactatttatattaaatttataTACACGATGTTAAGTCTATATATTCTGACTGAAACATGAAAGTGATAATTCCTCTTATCCTGAAAAACAAAACATTCTGTTGTGAATAAGGTCATTTTAAATCCTAAGAGATACACCAAATCTACATACACGAATCGCTTCCCATGAGAGTAAAAAATCTTACACAGTAAGTATACGgcgcccaaaactgttcaacaacctccatCACAAATAAAGGTGATTAATAacagaactggacagatacttatAGTTAGTGCCCGATCAACCAGGTTATGGTTCGTATATCGgactgtgtgtggccagcagtaacaaccttcttaatcaggccctgatccacctagtGGTCTGGTAGGTGACCGGGCCATAGGGGTGTTGACCACCAGagcctccaggtagattccaggtggCAAAGGGTGAAAAGTAAGGAACGGTCGCTTGTTTCTGCATTATAGTTCCAAATGGTTCCTGGCATTGCTAGTATTTTCACTGTTACAATATGTTCATGCTTTAATATCTTCTCTCAGTTTTTTTCTATTTGAGTTTTCATATAAATACCCAAAGGAATATGATCCACATTCGTGATTTTTAAGTATAACTGTATAAGCAAATAATATATTTCATACTTTAGTAGTGTGAGTAATTGGTCCATGGATTTTATACATATTCTGAGAGGAAATATTGGAATATTTTTAGTGTCTTGAACAAGTTACAAAAAATATGAGAAGAGAGTTACTAAAAATATGTCTCAGCTTTACAATAAACTATCACGATATAATAATGAAGAACTAAGCTCTCACTCAACCCAGAAGACGCGCTTTTTTAGTCATTCATTCAGAAACGGAGTTCTCTTTATGTACTCTGATTGGGATCCAGACTTACTTTATCTTCCTTCACTCAATACATATATTTCAACCTCATAATTGAAACTTTTGTATTATTCTAATCAAATTTTGTCTCCTATTTCCCAAGTGCAAAATAACCCTTTTAGATTTATTGTTCCCAATCTGTGTTCAAAAAAACCTGTagtatattttttccattttttttactgCCTAACGTAAATAAAAGTCCTGGATCCTATGGGTATACGACCTGATTAGTCTAAAGGCATTTATACTTTtaaaacagaaaaagaaaccactctAGGACCAGTTTGCACCTTCATATTAAATGTAGAGACAATACTAAATTTTTTacaaggacacaaaaactcacctatacaaacatatatatatatatatatatatatatatatatatatatatatatatatatatatatatatatatatatatatatatatatatatatgagatgaatcattgaattgatgaggggaaaaggatgagtggtgcacttaggagtctgtgaaagGAAAGAACTTTGCtcctggaagcaaagaggggaatgtatgagagtatagttttatcaacactcttgtatgggtgtgaagcatgggtggtgaatgttgcaacgagaagaATGCTGTAAGCAGTAgaggtgtcatgtctgagggaaatgtgtggtgtgaatataaagcagaaaattcgtagtttggaaattaggaggtgagggattaccaaaacttatccagagggctgaggaggggttattgatgtGGTTCGGCCATGTATGGAACAAAacaaaatgacttcgagagtgtataaatctgtagtggagggaaggcggggtaggggtcggccaagaagggttggagggagggggtaaaggaggtttagtgtgcgaggggcttggactttgaGCAAGCGTGCATAAGCgtatttgataagagtgaatggagacaaaaggtttttaatacttgacgtgatgttggagggtgagcaaagtaacatttatgaagggattcagggaaaccggcaggccggacttgagtcctgaaggagtggtggtaatgtaatgtagtgtaaagcacccttctggcaagacagtgatggagtgaacgatgaaagttttcctttctcgggccaccctgccttggtggtaaaaaaaaatgtataatatatatatatatatatatatatatatatatatatatatatatatatatatatatatatatatatatatatatatttaacaagtcgggcgtctgccaccgaggcagggtgacccaaaaagaaagaaaatctccaaaaagaaaatactttcatcattcaacactttctcctcacccacacataatgaatgtttttgcaaaggtgcccagaaatacaacagtttagatgcatataagtataaagatacacaacatatccctccaaacttccaatatcccaaacccctccttcagagtgcaggcattgtacttcccatttccaggactcaagtccggctatataaaaaataaccagtttccctgaatcccttcactaaatattaccctgctcacactccaacagctcgtcaggtcccaaataccattcgtctccattcactcctatcgaacacactcacgcacgcctactggaagtccaagcccctggcccacaaaacttcccttaccccttccttccaaccttatcgaggacgacccctaccccgccttccttcccctacagatttatacgctctccatgtcattctactttgatccattctctctaaatgaccaaaccacctcaacaaaccctcttcaggtctctgagtaatacttttattaactccacaccttctcctaatttccacactccgaattctctgcataatatttacaccacacattgcccttagacaggacatctccactgcccccaaccgcctcctcgctgcagcatttacaacccaagcttcacacccatataagaatgtagGTACTACTAttttttcatacattcccttctttgtctccataacgttttttgtctccacatatacctcaatgcaccacttgccttttttccttcatcaattctatgattaacctgatccttcataaatccatccgctgacacatcaacttccaaatatctgaaaacattcagttCTTCGatactccttctccccaatttgatatccaatttttcattatctagatcatttgataccctcatcaccttactcttttctatgttcactttcaactttctatctttacaaCATACAACCTACTCTACTACATATCaaaatccctcacctttacttatttacattagctcactagcacactgctgctagtgaGTAAAACACTATCATTTATAAatagggaggctccatgacagcCCCCCCTTTCTGCAGGCTGTACGAGTACTCTCCCGAAACactgcacactagggccttacatgagagcacttaaaccaaTAAAATAACCTTCGGtataaatttacaaaaaaaaaaaaaaacaataaaaaaaaactcaccTACTTACACCAACGCCTAAGCATGGCGACTTCCCGTACTGACAAGTACACACCTCTCCTGctcctgtcctgtcctggctaCTATTCAGATCTAGTATGCATGCGATTTCAGAACAAATCCCGGCAACTGATATTATATATGGATCgttttttttaaaatattctcTACAATACACTATGTAATAATACCTAAAAGTATGATTcagaaagtgaaccatcaagatTTAGCGATACACACTATTGTTTTCCAATAGTTATTTTCAAAGGCATTTAAAACATTTATTTAATTGATGGAAAATTTGaagaaaatattttggatttcatATTAAGTTCATAGGTTAATTAATGCTAATGCTAAAGATTACGTTTTTAAATTACATTATTTTGGTCTCAGTAAATATAACATTTAAAAAGAAGTTTAGTTTTCATATTTTGTATTATACGTATctggactggtttcttattatctTTTCCCTGATTAATGAATACGTTTAACATTAATTAGCAATGGAAAAATAAGAGAAATCTTTTCTTTACTGAAATATTTTGGACAGAAACTGAAAGTGTTAAAAAATTATAAATTGAGAGGtatccatgactcgttgtttacACATTGATAATTCAGATACTTTTCTTACTTTATGGTACTACTGATTGTTTTCAGATTAATGAAGTACCTTTTGATCTCTAAACAATTATTCTCCAAACAAATAAATGCCAAGAAGTGTCACTTTCATGACTGCTGTGATTACAATATTTTTACTGTAGTATAATAAAGAAGTATATAGCTTATTGACAAAGTTGATATCTTCCGTCAATTGTAAAATGAAATTTTTTGGCAcacttcatatatttttaaatatcaggaaaagtaaaatatatttcattgatgCATATTTATTTACATAACTTTCATGAATAAGTTgtaatatgtaatataatatcAATGTCACTGTTCATTTAACCATAGACAGGAACTGGAGTGTAGGTCTGGTGCGTTGGGTGCTGGGCCTGGCCCTGGTAAGTCACTTCAGCCACGTAGCCAGAGTCACCGTTAACAGTGTAGACTACAGTTTCAACACGACCATCGGGAAGAAGCACGTGATAAGAGCCATGGGTGTTGTCGCCGTCACGAGACTCTTGTTGACCGTAGTCGTTACCAGACTGGTCATCTTTGACGGTCCAATTGAAATCGTACCGAGCAGGAGCctgaaaaaagaagaaagaagtgttATGTTTTCTGTGCTGAATATTGTTTTCTTGGAAATAGCCAGGATCATGACATCTTATTATCATGCTCATCTTAAGCCTTTTTTTAAATATAGCTTCAAAAATATATAGAAAATCTTGTCCAATTTGGACGATATTTACCTGAGGACCAGGAACGCCGTATGTTGGGGTAGGTGACGTATAGGTGGGATGAGACTGAGGGTGGGACATCGTCCCTGCTACAAAAAGTGCCACTAAAACAACCTGCCAAAGTTCGTAATTTTATATAAGAAAATCCTTTTCATTATATTAAGAACTTTTAGAGAAATTTATATTAATGAAAAAGACGACGAGTTTAAAAATTAGACAGCAAAACTGCAAGTATTATTGCCAGAAAAATCGCCAGCACCTCATGTTATTTTATTCTTTGTCACTGTAAGAAATGTGAGCATAATAATACTCTGTAGactgaaatattattattatcacactggccgattcccaccaaggcagggtggcccgaaaaagaaaaactttcaccatcattcactccatcactgtcttgccagaagggtgctttacactacagtttttaaactgcaacattaacacccctccttcagagtgcaggcactgtacttcccatctccaggactcaagtccggcctgccggtttccctgaatcccttcataaatgttactttgctcacactccaacagcacgtcaagtattaaaaaccatttgtctccattcactcctatcaaacacgctcacgcatgcctgctggaagtccaagcccctcgcacacaaaacctcctttaccccctccctccaacccttcctaggccgacccctaccccgccttccttccactacagactgatacactcttgaagtcattctgtttcgctccattctctctacatgtccgaaccacctcaacaacccttcctcagccctctggacaacagttttggtaatcccgcacctcctcctaacttccaaactacgaattctctgcattatattcacaccacacattgccctcagacatgacatctccactgcctccagccttctcctcgctgcaacattcatcacccacgcttcacacccatataagagcgttggtaaaactatactctcatacattcccctctttgcctccaaggacaaagttctttgtctccacagactcctaagtgcaccactcactctttttccctcatcaattctatgattcacctcatctttcatagacccatccgctgacacgtccactcccaaatatctgaatacgttcacctcctccatactctctccctccaatctgatattcaatctttcatcacctaatctttttgttatcctcataaccttactctttcctgtattcacctttaattttcttcttttgcacaccctaccaaattcatccaccaatctctgcagcttctcttcagaatctcccaagagcacagtgtcatcagcaaagagcagctgtgacaactcccactttgtgtgtgattctttatcttttaactccacgcctcttgccaagaccctcgcatttacttctcttacaaccccatctataaatatattaaacaaccacggtgacatcacacatccttgtctaaggcctacttttactgggaaaaaatttccctctttcctacatactctaacttgagcctcactatcctcgtaaaaactcttcactgctttcagtaacctacctcctacaccatacacttgcaacatctgccacattgcccccctatccaccctgtcatacgccttttccaaatccataaatgccacaaagacctctttagccttatctaaatactgttcacttatatgtttcactgtaaacacctggtccacacaccccctacctttcctaaagcctccttgttcatctgctatcctattctccgtcttactcttaattctttcaattataactctaccatacactttaccaggtacactcaacagacttatccccctataatttttgcactctcttttatcccctttgcctttatacaaaggaactatgcatgctctctgccaatccctaggtaccttaccctcttccatacatttattaaataattgcaccaaccactccaaaactatatccccacctgcttttaacatttctatctttatcccatcaatcccggctgccttaccccctttcattttacctactgcctcacgaacttcccccacactcacaactggctcttcctcactcctacaagatgttattcctccttgccctatacacgaaatcacagcttccctatcttcatcaacatttaacaattcctcaaaatattccctccatcttcccaatacctctaactctccatttaataactctcctctcctatttttaactgacaaatccatttgttctctaggctttcttaacttgttaatctcactccaaaactttttcttattttcaacaaaatttgttgataacatctcacccactctctcatttgctctctttttacattgcttcaccactctcttaacctctctctttttctccatatactcttccctccttgcatcacttctactttgtaaaaacttctcatatgctaactttttctcccttactactctctttacatcatcattccaccaatcactcctcttccctcctgcacccactttcctgtaaccacaaacttctgctgaacactctaacactacatttttaaacctaccccatacctcttcgaccccattgcctatgctctcattagcccatctatcctccaatagctgtttatatcttaccctaactgcctcctcttttagtttataaaccttcacctctctcttccctgatgcttctattctccttgtatcccatctaccttttactctcagtgtagctacaactagaaagtgatctgatatatctgtggcccctctataaacatgtacatcctgaagtctactcaacagtcttttatctaccaatacataatccaacaaactactgtcatttcgccctacatcatatcgtgtatacttatttatcctctttttcttaaaatatgtattacctataactaaacccctttctatacaaagttcaatcaaagggctcccattatcatttacacctggcaccccaaacttacctaccacaccctctctaaaagtttctcctactttagcattcaggtcccctaccacaattactctctcacttggttcaaaggctcctatacattcacttaacatctcccaaaatctctctctctcctctgcattcctctcttctccaggtgcatacacgcttattatgacccacttctcgcatccaacctttactttaatccacataattcttgaatttacacattcatattctcttttctccttccataactgatcatttaacattactgcaaccccttcctttgctctaactctctcagatattctgacgaacctttc
This Cherax quadricarinatus isolate ZL_2023a unplaced genomic scaffold, ASM3850222v1 Contig3451, whole genome shotgun sequence DNA region includes the following protein-coding sequences:
- the LOC138852027 gene encoding cuticle protein 19-like; translation: MSHPQSHPTYTSPTPTYGVPGPQAPARYDFNWTVKDDQSGNDYGQQESRDGDNTHGSYHVLLPDGRVETVVYTVNGDSGYVAEVTYQGQAQHPTHQTYTPVPVYG
- the LOC138852030 gene encoding cuticle protein 19-like; the protein is MSHPQSHPTYTSPTPTYGVPGPQAPARYDFNWTVKDDQSGNDYGQQESRDGDNTHGSYHVLLPDGRVETVVYTVNGDSGYVAEVTYQGQAQHPTHQTYTPVPVYG